Sequence from the Cricetulus griseus strain 17A/GY unplaced genomic scaffold, alternate assembly CriGri-PICRH-1.0 unplaced_scaffold_27, whole genome shotgun sequence genome:
tatctagggatatgcacaggctcacaattggtgtgcctccaggcttggaggtcttgccctgtgttgattggacaactggttgttatggcctatagaccctcccagggtggtttctatgctctgtgcatcattgctgtgcacttgtctgtaaagtacacacagggtcgtaaagcatagcgccaccagctaacttctgattcgttccttgtcacgaggcaggcacctgaccttctagtgtctaggacaaggtcagacaagcacgtgtttggccgttatggctgccaaaaggggagctgtTCCCTTCAAAGGGAACCTGGAGTAGGCAACCCAAGGTGACCCCACCTATGTCTCACTATTAACAGAGGAGCTTTGCTCTCCCATCTTGACTAGGTCAGTCCTGGTTTTAAAACTCTCCAATTACCTGACATTAAATATCTTTTCCTTCAATGACTCTCTCAACCTCTCCAACTTCTATGCCCTTAGATAGTGCAGACCATGCCACCATGTGATACAAACACTTTGGGTCCATTTAGTGACATCTTTCTTAATTGGACAGATGTATGAAAGCTCCTTTCTTAGAGAGCAGATAAACTAACAGGGCTTTTGTcctggcccggcatgtctcagtcTCAAACCACAGAATGCACGAGgtccagcctgagtgggggagagTGGACTTGGAAATTTCTAGCAACCCAATGATGATAAAAAGCTAGACACAGGCATATTGTCCTCTTTTGAGAGCTCTGACTTCCGTggtgcaaaactggagtctctcctttattcaacatcttcctggctgctttctaacTGTCCTCTGTTGAATAGCAGAAACTATTCTCCCAAACCTCTCCCTTGGCCCTCTCAGCAGTTACCTCCAAACCTTCTCTCCTCATGTAGTCCCGCCCTCCCAGAGAGGAATTCAAAATGCTTAGTTTTGTaaagatgcaaaactaggggacatcaTCCATTGAGGCTATGGCATTCAACAGTAAATCAGTTACCATCTGCAACAGATTGCAGACCAGAGCTCCTGGAAACTGGAACATGGAACCCGAAGTTTGGACCCCCAATAATTCAATAATGGAATTGTTCCTGGTTCCGTCACAGGGCCTTGTCCATAACATGGGACTCCTGCACTCTTGGGGCTCCTGTCAAGAAATAGATTGGCCTTCAGTTGCTGCTGTCCTTTTCAGGAAATGTGACACAACTCAAGCTCATTGCTCTGGGGTCTAGCACACTTTTCCTATTGTCATACAgtctttctttatatatattttgctTCCTTGCCTTCCTTGTTTATTTACTTCtaaattttttgcttgcttgcatgctggctgtcttcttttgttgtttcattaagacagggtttctctatatggACAATGTTGTCCTATATCTCACTATATAGACATGTAATCCCAGTTACTTGGGAAGCTGCACCAGGAGAACTGCAGGATTCAAGACACCCTGTGCTACATAGAGAGTGACCACAGCTTTTCATTTGACAAAAGTGGGGATGGAGACAAGAAATTTATATGAATAGGAAATCACTTCAGATTTTTAGTatgaaacatgtatgtctctgatTCAATCTCTacttttgaggagaaaaagaaaaagaggagagaaaacacCAAAAGTTtccattatcaaaggaagttATGGCTAGAAAAAATAGTGAGCACAAATGTcttgtgtgtgtggagatggACCTTCAGGCTTCAACCTTGAGTACACCATAAGCATCAAAGACACAAGTCCAAGAAGatcatttcaaatttaaaattgcattttattttatgtgaggtTTGTGGCATCACAAATGTATGTAAGTGGACAAGGTGTGGAATTTTTTTATGAATTCCTTTGCCTAGTCTTCCATTCTGGGATACAAGGCAAATTAATTACTGCCTTTTGGGAAAGAACTTTTTATACTGTATCctgtatattttatattcctttacaTATGGTCTATATTAATCCTAAGTCCCAGAAGGCAGGAGCAGTAGGATCTCTTTGAATTCCATGCAACCTTTGCCTACATAACATATTCCAGGCCAACGTCTCCCTATGATTCTGCCCACAGATCGCTGGGGGACTAAGAGTTGCTTAAACaccagggtgttttttttttttcctcaggataTGATGCATTGCTGCTTTGGCTTTGTACACCTGAACAGGAATGCCACTGATAGGCAGCACTCGCTCATCACCTACATTCTCTGTTTCCACGTCAATCCGAGCGCCTGCCTGTTTCCTCAGCTGTTTAATATTGGCTCCCTGTCGACCAATGATCAGCTTCACATCCTCCTGGGGAACTCGCATCTCTATCTTGATATCGTCTTCTCCAACAAATGTCAGTCCTTCTCCTCGGCTTTCCCTGTATCGGCGGTTTAGGA
This genomic interval carries:
- the LOC113831620 gene encoding tudor and KH domain-containing protein-like; the protein is MATSWTRLSSIEKIALGLGIPASKAIALVLNRRYRESRGEGLTFVGEDDIKIEMRVPQEDVKLIIGRQGANIKQLRKQAGARIDVETENVGDERVLPISGIPVQVYKAKAAMHHILRKKKKHPGV